Part of the Streptomyces sp. NBC_00457 genome, ACCCAACCAATGGGGCACGCCGTTCCCGATCGGGAACTACATGCGCGGCACGATCATCGCTGTCTCCGACTCGCTGATGGGGCCCTTCACCGTCATCGACCCGTCACGCCCCACCACGCCCGAGAACCTCATGGCCCTCGACGGGACCCTCTACGTCGACGAGTCCGGGAAGCCCCACATGGTGTACGCGCACGAGTGGCTGCAGACCATTGACGGAACCATGGAAGCGATCCGGCTGGCTCCGGACCTGTCGAAGGCCGTCGGCGATCCGACCTACCTGTTCAAGGCATCGGACGCGTTCTGGCTCACCGAGCAGATCCCCAGCGGCGTTCCGCACCAGCTCCCGCCCTATGTCACCGACGGCCCGCAGCTGTACCGCAGCCCTGACAAATCCCTGATCATGCTGTGGTCGACGTACGAAAAGAACTCGGCCAACCCGGACGGCACCGTCGGCGGCAGCTATGTGCAGACCTATGCCGTCTCGAAGTCCGGCGACATCAAGGGGCCGTGGAGTCAGCGCCGACCGCTGGTCCGGAACGACAGCGGTCACGGCATGCTGTTCCACACCTTCGACGGCCCGCTGATGATGGTGCTTCACCGCCCCTTCAACAACGCACGCGGAAAGCTGTACGAGATGCAGCTCCTCGGCCACGAGCTCCGGGTACTCCGCCAGCGCACCGATCTCGATGGCGGCGGGTGACGCCCCTGTGTTCACCGCCGGCTGACGGTGGACCCGAACACCTGACACCACTTGATCGTGACAGCACGCCTGGCCGCCGTATCGCTACTGCCCCTTGTCCTGGTCTTCGTCTTCCTCCAGCGCCGGCTGGTCCGGTTCGGAAAGCGCGCAGACAGCGATCAAGGGATGACCGAGGAGCAGGATTGAGCACGATCGACTTCGCGGGAATCCCCTACTACGAGGACGTCTCACCGGGCAGCGGGGCTCTGCCGCCCCGCGCATGGACCAGCACCTCGGACGCGCACCGGCTGAGCCTCAATGGGACTTGGCGCTTCCGGCTGTCCCCGACCGCGACGACGGAGGACGAGTCCTTCGCCCTCCCGGAGTTCGACGACTACGGCTGGGACGAGCTGCCGGTCCCCGGTCACTGGGTGATGCACGGGCACGGAGCACCCGCGTACACCAACGTGGTTTACCCCTTCCCGGTCGACCCGCCGCGGATGTCGACGGAGAACCCGACCGGCGACCACCGGATCGCCTTCGATCTGCCCGAGGACTGGCCGGCGGCGGCCTCGGGTGGTGACGCGCTGCTGCGCTTCGAGGGCGTGGAGTCCTGCGCCCGGGTCTGGCTCAACGGGCAGGAGCTGGGCGTCTTCCAGGGCAGCCGGCTGCCGCACGAGTTCTCCGTCGGCGGGCTGCTGCGGCCGGAGGGCAATGTGCTGGCGGTACGGGTGCACCAGTGGTCCGCAGGCTCGTATCTGGAGGACCAGGACCAGTGGTGGCTGCCCGGCATCTTCCGGGACGTGACGCTGTTGCACCGGCCCGAGGGCGCAGTGCGTGACTTCTTTGTGCACGCCTCCTACGACCACCGCGACGGCTCCGGCACCCTGCGGGTGGACAGCGAGCCGGGCGGGCGCGTCACCCTGCCCGGTCTGGGCATCGACATCGCGACGGGCGAGACCATGACGCTGCCCGTCGAACCGTGGTCGGCGGAGCTGCCGCGGCTGTACGAGGGCGAGCTGGTCACGGAGGGCGAGCGGATCCCGCTGCGGATCGGCTTCCGCACGGTCGTCGTCGAGGACGGAGTCCTCAAGGTCAACGGCAGGCGGATCCTCTTCCGGGGCGTCAACCGGCACGAGTTCCACCCGGAATCCGGCC contains:
- a CDS encoding glycoside hydrolase family 43 protein — protein: MRLPDMPLHDPFIVADDKTRTYYLYTSNDRSVSGVDGTGTMVYRSHNLRDWMRPVVVFLAADQEGLWTTDGGWAPEVHAWDGKYYLFTTLHNQNRPLPVPPPNQWGTPFPIGNYMRGTIIAVSDSLMGPFTVIDPSRPTTPENLMALDGTLYVDESGKPHMVYAHEWLQTIDGTMEAIRLAPDLSKAVGDPTYLFKASDAFWLTEQIPSGVPHQLPPYVTDGPQLYRSPDKSLIMLWSTYEKNSANPDGTVGGSYVQTYAVSKSGDIKGPWSQRRPLVRNDSGHGMLFHTFDGPLMMVLHRPFNNARGKLYEMQLLGHELRVLRQRTDLDGGG